Genomic segment of Mesotoga sp. UBA6090:
GGAGAACGATTTGGTCTCATACTTCACTGTCGGAGAGTCGATAATGCTCAACAACGAATCCCGAGGCACAGTGAGGGCATTCATTGACAGGAGAGACATGAATGAAAAGGCACATCAATTGCTTCTAGGAAAGATAGGCATAGACATTGATCCAAGAAAACTTATAAGAGATCTCAGCGTTTCTGAGAAACAGTTAGTTCAGATTGCAAAAGCACTTGTAAGAGAACCAAAGATAATGATATTCGATGAGCCAACAGCTCCCCTCTCAGCTAAAGAAATTGATAAACTTTTCGAAATCATCCGTGGGCTTCGATCTCACGGAATAACAATCATATATATTAGTCACAGATTTGAAGAGATATTTGAGATAGCCGATTCAATAACGATAATGCGTGATGGAAAGAAAATCGTTGATCTCAATCTTAAAGAAACCAATGAGGACGAGATTATTAGCCATATGACGGGTGGAAATATGCAGGTTGCTAGTAGAAGTGAAGGAGAAAAGAGAAGGGTATCCGACGAAATCACGCTTGAAGTTGAGAATCTAGAAAGCGAAAGAGTCAACAAGATCTCCTTTTCGCTCTATAAAGGTGAAGTTCTTGGACTCTTCGGTGCCGAGGGAGCAGGTCAAGTTGAATTGGTTCGAGCATTCTACGGTTTGCTACCAAAAAAAGGAAAAATCAAGCTGAACGGTAAGGAAACACACATAAGGAAGCCAACCGACGCAATAAGGAAAGGAATCGGATATGTTCCTAGAGATAGAAAGGAAGAAAGCTTGGTTAGGACATTTACACTAGCGGAAAACGTAACTCTTTCTCACCTAAATGCATTTTCCCCAGGCGGTTTTGTAAACAAAAAATCCGAATTAGAAATGGCAGATCAGATGATAAAAGATTTGGCGATAAGTACGCGAAGCGCGAAAACAGTAGTAAGCTTCCTCAGTGGTGGTAATCAGCAAAAGGTTGCGATTGCAAGATGGCTAGCATTTCCTCTCAAGATTCTAATACTTGATTATCCAACTATGGGGGTTGATGTTCAGGCCAAACTGGAAATCTATCGTCTTCTAAAGAAGATATCTTCCGAAGGAACATCGATAATAATAATCACCCCAGAATATGAGGAGATCAAGATGCTTTGCGATAGAGTAATGATTCTGAAGGATGGGCAACACAGAGCCACTCTTGATGTGAAAGACATCGATGAAGATATCCTTCTGAAGCATGCTATCGGATCATCCGGAAGTGTGGTGTCATAAATGGAAAACGCATTGAGAATCACAAAATTCAAGAGCTACATCACTTTGGGAATATTCTCTTCAGTAATAATTTATCTGATCATCGCATCCCCGGGATTCTTGAGATTCGACAATCTAATGAACGTAATTGTCTCTGCCACTTTTGTAGCAATACCGGCTATGGGGCTTGGAACAATTATGTTATCAGGATCATTTGATCTCTCTTTTGTAGGAATAATTGGGGTCGTATCAGTAACGTCTATCAGAATGGTTCACGCTGAAATACCAATTCCAGTTGTGTTGATAACAGCACTAGCAATTGCTTTGGGATTTGAACTGGCAAACGCTTTCCTAATAATCAAATTGAAGATACATCCTTGGTTGACCACAATATCAACAATGTTAGCCGCTCTCGGTCTTGAGAAAGCTATAAGCAAGGCTTACTTTCTGACAACTTCGCATTCGTTCTTTCAAACAATCAGATTTGAGAGCTTTCTAGGAGTTCCTTTGCCTGTATGGATTCTTGGCCTGTCTTTTCTAATGATGTACTTGCTCGTTCACAAAACTGCGTTTGGTATGCATCTATATGCTGTGGGAGGGAATGAGGTAGCTGCAAGAAAGGCCGGTCTCAAGGTTGAAAGGTTACGTTTCAGTTCCTTCGCAGCAATGGGGGTATGCATTTGGATTGTCTCACTTGTTTACCTGTCACAGCTTTCAGGTTATACTCCAGAAGCTGCGTACACTAATTTGAATGAAGTGATACTGTCAGTGTTTTTCGGAATGTCGATTTCTAGAAAAAACGTCATAACTATTCCGGGAGCTGTTGTAGGTGCTCTTTTCGTGGCACTCTTGGCAAATGGACTTGCACTGTCAGGTGTCAGCTCATACTGGATAAAACTCATAGAGGGTTGTCTAGTGATTGTCGTAGTCATAACAAATGCTATGGGGAGTGGTGAAATTGTCCAACTCGAAAAGTAGTGTGATATCAACCAGCAGTACTACGTCCCGGAAAGCTATTGATTTTCTGGTAAATGGAAGCATAATAATCGGATTTGTTGGTGTTGTGATCTTCTTTGCTATAACGAGTAGCGCATTTTTCAAGTGGGACAACATTTCCGACATTCTTCTGAGACTTTCTATAACAACACCAGCTGCATATGGGGTAATGCTCGCACTTGTAGCAAAGGGTATTGATCTTACTCCAGGAACAACAATGGGGCTTGTCGGAATTACTGTCGCAAGCGGCGTTGCAGCCGGAATGAGTTTTGGTCTTTCAATACTTCTCGCGGTCCTGGTTGGAGTTGCTGTCGGACTAGTAAATGCTTTCTTAATTGCAAAAGCCAATCTGAATCCGTTTATAGCAACTATATCTGTGCTATTTATTGGCAACAGTATAGAAAAGAGTGTCACAAGGGGAGGGCTCCCAGTCTATCTTTATCCCGCCCCTCCTGCTCTCAATCAAATATATCGCGGTAGCACTCTCGGAATCCCAAATCCGATTTTGATTCTCATAATACTTACCTTGTTGCTCTATCTGTTTCTTGAGAAGAGCAAATATGGAAGAAGACTTTATGCATGTGGGGAGAGTATTAAGGCCTCAAGAGCTTCCGGCATTCCTGTAAGGCTTTACTATGGAGCTGCTTATTTTATTAGTGCTTTGTGTGCAACTATAGGCGGAATAATTCTCTGCTCTCAGATACGTTCAGGTCAGCCACTCGTTGGTCATTCCTACATGTGGGACGCCATCGGTGCCGCGTACTTGAGTACAATAATGTCAAGAAGGAACTTCAGACCAAATGTATTTGGAACGCTTTTTGGTGCAGTTGTCATGGCTACAGTCGCAAATGGCCTTACATTGATGGGACTCGCTTTCTACTGGAAAGAGTTTGCCAAGGGTCTGATTATTTTGATCATGCTACTTGTTTCTGTCATGAAGAAGCGCTATGAAAGGAGCCGCCTGTTTTGAGTAGCTCAACGCTAACAATAGATGTTAGTACAGGTGGGATTCATTTATGCATCGTTGATAAGAGGATGCAGATTGTCCACAAAGAATACAAGGAGTTTGAGTACTTGACGTCAGAGATTCCTGGCGCAAAGGAAATTGATACTGATACCCTGTGGGCGTTGCTAGTTCAAATGATGCGAAGTCTACGATTTAGGCCAGACCTTACAGCAGGAATTTCTGAGATCGCAGTTACAAGCCAGCGTGAAGGCTGCGTCTTTTTGGATAGAGAAGATCGAGTCTTGTCTGCCTGTCCTAACATTGATTCGAGGGCATCTAAAATTGCTAGATCACTTCCTAGAAGCACTAAAGAGGAAATCTACGATATAACTGGCCATTGGCCGGACTGCTACTTTCCGGCCATGCGGCTTCTTTGGTTCAAGCACGAAGCGCCTTCAACGTATACAAAGATCAGCCGATTCATGATGCTTAACGAATGGATTGTATATAAGTTGCTCGGAAAGAATAAGGATGAATCTGTGTCTGAGGAGACAAATGCTTCGGAGTCAATGCTTTTTGACGTGCGAAAGAGAACTTGGTCGCATCAAATCATCGAATTACTTGAGCTTTCACATCTTCGGCTTGCAAGAATCGAAAAGCCAGGTACAATCGTCGGATCGGTTAGCAGTTCACTAGCCCAAGAAATCGGAATCTCAGAAAGTGTTGATGTCAAGATTTCTATGGCCGATACTCAGTCAGCAGTTCTTGGGTCGGGCGGATTTGAACCCGGAGACGTTGTAATTGTTAATGGTTCCACGACTCCTGTACAGCTAGTTACAGATTCCCCCATATTGGATAGTCAGCGTAGGACGTGGACTTGTCCGTATCTACCTGATCTCTGGACACTTGAGAGTAACTGCAGAAAGACAGGTCTAATGTTCAGAAAGATTAAGAATGATCTCGAAGAATTGGTTTCACAGTTCGATGACAGTCTATCTCTTTCCAGCGAACAGCTAGATGATGTTATCTCAATCAATGCAGACAGATCATTTGACACAATGGCTTTTCTTGGCCCTGGGATATTTGACGTGTCACGGGGCAAAGATCTCCCGATCTCTCTCTCCTTTTACGATGAGCGAGTCAATATCTTCAGTGCAATTCTGACAGGATACATAGAGAACCTGACCTTTGCAATAAAAGCGAACATAGAACAGCTGAAGGAGATATCAAGCATTAGCCTAAGGCGAATCATACTAACAGGAGGAGCATCAAAGAATAGCTTACTAAGAGTTATCCTTCCGAGAATATTGAGAGAAAACGAATTATTAATTACTGACAACCTCGATACTACTTCATTAGGTGCTTCAATAATTGGCAAAGAGAAGAACTCTGAAATTGAAAAAGCCTTATTGAGTTCACTACGTAGACTTCCCTCAAATGAGGATATGGGCGACTTCTACAATAAGAAATTCAAAATATGGAAACAATGGTACTCAAAGATGATTAGCATAACATGACTGGAGGAATGCCATGAAGAAGATTCTTATTACATCTGAGCTAGACAATAAGACTCTAGAAGTACTCGAGAAGGAGTTCATAATAACCTTGAAAGGTCGGGCAGCAGGAGAAAAGAACTTCCTTTCGGAAAGCGTTATGATCGAACAGATAAATTCCCTAGAACCAGAAATCTTGATAATAAGTGCAGACAAGATTGGCAGTGCAATTATCAAAGCGGTCGACAGCATCAAATTAATAGTGGTTACACGCGGGAATCCTGTAAATGTAGATCTTAATGCGTGCAAAGAAAAGGGCATAACTGTGACATGTACACCGGCGAGAAATGCGAATTGCGTAGCAGAACTTGTCATAGCGCTTATGATTTGTTCAGCGAGAAAATTATTCCAATCTTTCGAAGCAATAAAGGATGGGACAGCGGCAGTCGACAAAATGACCAATGTCGTCGACAAGGGTAAAGATGTCATCTGGTCAGATCCGCAACTAGCAGTTATGCCATACATAAGATTTAGAGGGTTTGATATTCAAGGGAAGACCTTAGGTCTTGTTGGTCTTGGATCAATAGGAAGAAAGACTGCATCAAAAGCGATCGCTCTTGGAATGGATGTACAGGTTTTCGATCCCTACGTTTCTGAAGATGAAATTCGAAGAATTGGAGCAAAACCCTCTTCAATGGATGAACTTCTATCTGAGTCAGATTTTGTAAGTCTCCATGCTATTGTGACAAAAGAGACCGAAAAGATGATTGGTATGCAAGAGTTTCTTAAAATGAAAGACACGGCGTATCTTATAAACACAGCTAGAGGAGCTTTAGTCGATCACGATGCTCTTTTGAAAGTTCTTAAAGAGAAAAGGATCGCAGGTGCAGCCGTTGATGTCTTCTATTACGAGCCGATAGCTCTCGATGATCCTTTCCTGAAACTTGATAACTTCATAATTACGCCTCATATTGGCGGTGCAAGCTCAGACGTAATAACGCATCATTCGAAAATGGCTTTGGAAAGTATCCTAGCTTATGCAAATAACGATGAGATCCCATATAGGGCAGTCTGAATAAGGGAGTGTGGACGAAATGTTTGAAGCAGAAAAGAAAGAACTAATCGAGTACGGAATAAAGGTCTTCAGGAGTGGTCTGGTACACGGTACGGGTGGCAACCTGAGTATGCGAGTTGGAGAGAACGGTGATATGTACCTGATGACTCCAAGCGGTATTGACTACGAACAGATAGTGCCAGATGATATCGTGTTGATTGACATGAACGGAAGAGTAATTGAAGGGGAAAGAAAACCATCCATTGAACACGGTATGCACAGAGAAGTCTACAAAAAAAGAAAGGATGTAAATGCCATAATCCATACTCATTCTCTTTACTCAACGGCTCTCTCAATAACAAGGCAACCTTTGCCCCAAATTGAGTCAAGTGTTGTCCTAATGAGAGGGCAAATCGAAGTTGCCGACTATGCAAGGCACGGAAGTATGGAGCTTGCCATGAATGTTGTGAATGCGCTTGGCGACCGGAAGGCGGTTCTAATGGCAAATCATGGCCAACTTGCAGCAGATGAATCTCTTGCTAAGGCATTGAAAACTTGTGTTAGTGTCGAACATTGTGCCCAAATGTACATTCTAGCAAGAAGCGTTGGCCAAGTGTATCCAATATCCCCTGAAAAATGTGATGAATTGAGAGAGTACATCAAAACCTCTTACGGACAAAAGAAATAGAAGAAACTAGGGGAGGCCTTTTAGAAGACTCTGTTCCCGCCTTTCCAAAGGAGAAAAAATGACTGTCCAATCATTTCTAACTAAGAAGATCACTGTCATCCCTCTTGTAATAGTGATATCAATTCTTTGGGGAAGCGCCTTCCCAGTTATAAAACTGATTTATTCAGAGTTGGGAGTCGAATCTGTTTCGGTGCCGGCGAGAATATTTCTTGCAAGTTTACGATTTCTGATAGCTTCCGCAATTCTTCTTTGTATTAGTCTCCTCGCGTTTCGAAATCAACTTCTAGTCAAAAAGGAGCTTGTCCCAAGGATTATAATGTTAGGATTCTTCCAAACCATTCTGCAGTATATTTTTCTATACGTTGGAATGGCAAATACAACGGGTTCGAAGGGATCAATACTTACTTCGACTCTCAACTTTTTTCTCATCCTGATCTGTCACTTCTATTACAAAGACGATAAACTCAATCTCACGAAATCTATAGGACTTATTATTGGTTTCTCGGGAATAGCTCTTGCAAATTGGGATGAAGGAATGAGTTGGACCTTCAAAATGAACGGAGAGTTTCTTCTTATCCTTGTTGGACTTGTGTCGGCTATAGGTTACTTCATGGCAAAGGAGATATCTAGAGAGGCGAATCCCATTATTGTAACTACCTGGCAAATGATTGTGGGCTCCCTCACTCTTCTATTAATTAGTCTGGTTTTCATGAAGCCTGGTGACATTGCGCATATATCAGAAAAAGGTTGGTTCCTCATACTTTATTCGGGAGCAATTTCCTCGATA
This window contains:
- a CDS encoding ABC transporter permease is translated as MENALRITKFKSYITLGIFSSVIIYLIIASPGFLRFDNLMNVIVSATFVAIPAMGLGTIMLSGSFDLSFVGIIGVVSVTSIRMVHAEIPIPVVLITALAIALGFELANAFLIIKLKIHPWLTTISTMLAALGLEKAISKAYFLTTSHSFFQTIRFESFLGVPLPVWILGLSFLMMYLLVHKTAFGMHLYAVGGNEVAARKAGLKVERLRFSSFAAMGVCIWIVSLVYLSQLSGYTPEAAYTNLNEVILSVFFGMSISRKNVITIPGAVVGALFVALLANGLALSGVSSYWIKLIEGCLVIVVVITNAMGSGEIVQLEK
- a CDS encoding NAD(P)-dependent oxidoreductase; the protein is MKKILITSELDNKTLEVLEKEFIITLKGRAAGEKNFLSESVMIEQINSLEPEILIISADKIGSAIIKAVDSIKLIVVTRGNPVNVDLNACKEKGITVTCTPARNANCVAELVIALMICSARKLFQSFEAIKDGTAAVDKMTNVVDKGKDVIWSDPQLAVMPYIRFRGFDIQGKTLGLVGLGSIGRKTASKAIALGMDVQVFDPYVSEDEIRRIGAKPSSMDELLSESDFVSLHAIVTKETEKMIGMQEFLKMKDTAYLINTARGALVDHDALLKVLKEKRIAGAAVDVFYYEPIALDDPFLKLDNFIITPHIGGASSDVITHHSKMALESILAYANNDEIPYRAV
- a CDS encoding ABC transporter permease, with amino-acid sequence MSNSKSSVISTSSTTSRKAIDFLVNGSIIIGFVGVVIFFAITSSAFFKWDNISDILLRLSITTPAAYGVMLALVAKGIDLTPGTTMGLVGITVASGVAAGMSFGLSILLAVLVGVAVGLVNAFLIAKANLNPFIATISVLFIGNSIEKSVTRGGLPVYLYPAPPALNQIYRGSTLGIPNPILILIILTLLLYLFLEKSKYGRRLYACGESIKASRASGIPVRLYYGAAYFISALCATIGGIILCSQIRSGQPLVGHSYMWDAIGAAYLSTIMSRRNFRPNVFGTLFGAVVMATVANGLTLMGLAFYWKEFAKGLIILIMLLVSVMKKRYERSRLF
- a CDS encoding class II aldolase/adducin family protein; the protein is MFEAEKKELIEYGIKVFRSGLVHGTGGNLSMRVGENGDMYLMTPSGIDYEQIVPDDIVLIDMNGRVIEGERKPSIEHGMHREVYKKRKDVNAIIHTHSLYSTALSITRQPLPQIESSVVLMRGQIEVADYARHGSMELAMNVVNALGDRKAVLMANHGQLAADESLAKALKTCVSVEHCAQMYILARSVGQVYPISPEKCDELREYIKTSYGQKK
- a CDS encoding DMT family transporter, whose translation is MTVQSFLTKKITVIPLVIVISILWGSAFPVIKLIYSELGVESVSVPARIFLASLRFLIASAILLCISLLAFRNQLLVKKELVPRIIMLGFFQTILQYIFLYVGMANTTGSKGSILTSTLNFFLILICHFYYKDDKLNLTKSIGLIIGFSGIALANWDEGMSWTFKMNGEFLLILVGLVSAIGYFMAKEISREANPIIVTTWQMIVGSLTLLLISLVFMKPGDIAHISEKGWFLILYSGAISSIIFPLWYSVLKYNKAGEITVYKFIVPLAGTLISSWIVPGEVIPPALPAALFLVAIGIMIVNYHRKAPKDKEAVT
- a CDS encoding sugar ABC transporter ATP-binding protein, whose translation is MNESLLNMKGITKRFPGILALDSVDFDVPKGEIRAIVGKNGAGKSTLIKILTGIYTPDSGSVEIEGKHFSHITPDVMYSEGIQAIYQENDLVSYFTVGESIMLNNESRGTVRAFIDRRDMNEKAHQLLLGKIGIDIDPRKLIRDLSVSEKQLVQIAKALVREPKIMIFDEPTAPLSAKEIDKLFEIIRGLRSHGITIIYISHRFEEIFEIADSITIMRDGKKIVDLNLKETNEDEIISHMTGGNMQVASRSEGEKRRVSDEITLEVENLESERVNKISFSLYKGEVLGLFGAEGAGQVELVRAFYGLLPKKGKIKLNGKETHIRKPTDAIRKGIGYVPRDRKEESLVRTFTLAENVTLSHLNAFSPGGFVNKKSELEMADQMIKDLAISTRSAKTVVSFLSGGNQQKVAIARWLAFPLKILILDYPTMGVDVQAKLEIYRLLKKISSEGTSIIIITPEYEEIKMLCDRVMILKDGQHRATLDVKDIDEDILLKHAIGSSGSVVS
- a CDS encoding FGGY-family carbohydrate kinase; this translates as MSSSTLTIDVSTGGIHLCIVDKRMQIVHKEYKEFEYLTSEIPGAKEIDTDTLWALLVQMMRSLRFRPDLTAGISEIAVTSQREGCVFLDREDRVLSACPNIDSRASKIARSLPRSTKEEIYDITGHWPDCYFPAMRLLWFKHEAPSTYTKISRFMMLNEWIVYKLLGKNKDESVSEETNASESMLFDVRKRTWSHQIIELLELSHLRLARIEKPGTIVGSVSSSLAQEIGISESVDVKISMADTQSAVLGSGGFEPGDVVIVNGSTTPVQLVTDSPILDSQRRTWTCPYLPDLWTLESNCRKTGLMFRKIKNDLEELVSQFDDSLSLSSEQLDDVISINADRSFDTMAFLGPGIFDVSRGKDLPISLSFYDERVNIFSAILTGYIENLTFAIKANIEQLKEISSISLRRIILTGGASKNSLLRVILPRILRENELLITDNLDTTSLGASIIGKEKNSEIEKALLSSLRRLPSNEDMGDFYNKKFKIWKQWYSKMISIT